The Desulfohalovibrio reitneri genome contains a region encoding:
- a CDS encoding chemotaxis protein CheW — protein MKTPEEYFQENVRLPGEEKGGDLSSAERAFVEKYMGMGGASELEGMPRLDPRREDSLPGFAAVAGADAPPEEPSPDEPSLEEQLKNESELQLVSFVVGEQEFAVPIMTIQEVIRAVAPTRLPRAPEFVEGIVNLRGRVTPLVSMRSLMGVHGGDEDKFIIVCRRSGMQVGLIVTSVKTMYRATQDIIEWGIESSVGISAQLLAGLMKKDGRLINIISVDRLVTHVLAK, from the coding sequence GTGAAGACCCCGGAAGAGTATTTCCAGGAGAACGTGCGCCTTCCCGGCGAAGAGAAGGGAGGGGATCTGAGTTCCGCGGAGCGGGCCTTCGTGGAAAAGTACATGGGGATGGGGGGAGCCAGTGAATTGGAGGGCATGCCGCGTCTCGACCCCAGGCGCGAGGACAGCCTGCCCGGATTCGCTGCCGTCGCCGGCGCGGACGCACCGCCCGAAGAGCCCTCCCCGGACGAACCCTCTTTGGAAGAACAGCTTAAGAACGAGAGCGAACTGCAATTGGTCAGCTTCGTGGTGGGGGAGCAGGAATTCGCCGTGCCCATCATGACCATCCAGGAGGTCATCCGGGCCGTGGCCCCGACCCGGCTGCCCCGGGCCCCGGAATTCGTGGAAGGCATTGTCAACTTGCGCGGCCGAGTCACGCCCCTTGTGTCCATGCGTTCCTTGATGGGCGTCCATGGCGGCGATGAAGACAAATTCATCATCGTCTGCCGGCGTTCCGGCATGCAGGTCGGCCTCATTGTCACGTCGGTCAAGACGATGTACCGGGCAACCCAGGACATCATCGAGTGGGGAATCGAATCCAGCGTGGGTATCAGCGCCCAACTGCTGGCCGGGCTGATGAAGAAAGACGGGCGTCTAATTAATATCATTTCCGTGGACAGGCTTGTGACGCACGTCCTGGCCAAGTAA
- a CDS encoding IS5 family transposase: protein MKAKPAKSDQGNFLYEDLIDQLNPKDPLLKLAANIPWERFEQEFSSLYSEYGRPAKPIRLMVGLMILKQLENLSDERVIEAWVRNPYYQAFCGETHFRWRLPCDPTDLVYFRKRIGEGGARLIFEVSVGLHGDDAMEREIAVDTTVQEKNITFPTDVKLLTKVIKRCRAIAEFEGISLRRSFRRELPGLLRQRFKSRKIIKRIRTMAGVLIRELERKLPKDSLARHREAMQLFRRVHDQKRTDKNKTYSLHEPDVLCIGKGKEHKKYEFGRKASIAWTKTTGVIVGAMSFKENVFDGHTLPDVLEQVSQITESCPEAAICDRGYRGRKKVGDTSILIPGRPKKSDTPYQRRKARQRFRRRAGIEPVIGHLKHDFRMAKNFLKGALGDAINLLMAAAAFNFKKWMRGLKHFLSLFAPWLCFGTWSRGRLKYA from the coding sequence ATGAAGGCCAAGCCAGCCAAAAGCGATCAGGGCAATTTCCTCTACGAGGACCTCATCGATCAGCTCAATCCCAAGGACCCGCTGCTCAAGCTTGCAGCGAACATCCCCTGGGAAAGGTTCGAGCAGGAGTTTTCTAGCCTCTATAGTGAGTATGGTCGTCCAGCAAAGCCCATAAGACTCATGGTCGGGCTCATGATCCTCAAGCAGCTTGAAAATCTGAGCGACGAGCGTGTCATTGAGGCTTGGGTCCGGAACCCCTACTATCAGGCCTTCTGCGGTGAGACGCATTTCCGGTGGAGGCTTCCTTGTGACCCCACGGACTTGGTTTATTTCCGCAAACGCATCGGCGAGGGTGGGGCGCGTTTGATCTTCGAGGTCTCGGTGGGTCTGCACGGCGACGACGCCATGGAGCGGGAGATCGCCGTGGACACCACGGTCCAGGAGAAGAACATCACCTTCCCCACTGACGTGAAGCTTCTGACCAAGGTCATCAAGCGATGCAGGGCCATCGCCGAGTTCGAAGGAATCAGCTTGCGCCGCAGTTTCCGCCGTGAATTGCCAGGCCTCCTGCGCCAGCGATTCAAGAGTCGCAAGATCATCAAACGCATTCGGACCATGGCTGGCGTCCTGATCCGCGAACTTGAGCGCAAACTGCCCAAGGATTCGTTGGCCAGGCACAGGGAAGCTATGCAGCTCTTCCGCCGGGTCCATGACCAGAAACGTACCGACAAGAACAAGACCTACAGCCTGCACGAACCGGACGTGCTTTGCATCGGCAAGGGCAAAGAGCACAAAAAGTACGAGTTCGGACGCAAGGCCTCCATCGCCTGGACCAAGACCACCGGTGTGATCGTAGGAGCCATGTCCTTCAAGGAGAACGTTTTCGACGGTCACACCCTGCCGGATGTTCTGGAGCAAGTTTCGCAAATCACGGAATCCTGCCCCGAGGCGGCCATCTGTGACCGGGGTTACAGGGGGCGCAAAAAAGTCGGTGACACGAGCATTCTGATTCCGGGCCGGCCGAAGAAAAGCGACACGCCCTACCAGAGACGAAAGGCCAGGCAACGTTTTCGCAGACGCGCTGGCATCGAGCCGGTGATCGGACATCTCAAACACGACTTCCGCATGGCCAAAAACTTCCTGAAAGGGGCCCTCGGTGATGCGATCAACCTGCTGATGGCCGCAGCCGCGTTCAACTTCAAGAAGTGGATGCGGGGACTGAAGCACTTTTTGTCTCTTTTCGCCCCTTGGCTCTGCTTCGGAACCTGGAGTCGGGGCAGACTAAAGTACGCCTGA
- a CDS encoding ParA family protein yields the protein MARVLAIGNQKGGVGKTTTALSLGSALQRLSQRVLIMDLDPHANASIHMAFFPENSRGTAYDLFLEEKHDPGVWDRIIVRHEDTGLDFVPGHIRLSELEVDTRDRPNKGLILKEALKDLDERYDYVLLDCPPHVGVLLVNALVASDLLIIPVQTDFLALHGLRLIFDTIRTINRVMPKGVRFKVLPTMYDRRAGACRRVLNIIRRKLKGHMFNTIINTDTKFREASAKGKVIYDIDPNTRGAVEYSLLAKELMQP from the coding sequence TTGGCGCGGGTCCTGGCCATCGGCAACCAGAAGGGCGGGGTGGGCAAGACCACCACCGCTCTTTCGCTCGGGTCGGCTCTGCAGCGGCTCTCGCAGCGTGTTCTGATCATGGACCTGGACCCGCACGCCAACGCGTCCATCCATATGGCCTTCTTCCCTGAAAATTCCAGGGGAACGGCCTACGACTTGTTTCTGGAGGAGAAGCACGATCCAGGAGTCTGGGACCGGATCATCGTCCGGCACGAAGATACCGGGCTGGATTTCGTTCCCGGCCACATCCGTCTCTCCGAGCTGGAGGTGGACACCCGGGACCGGCCCAACAAGGGGCTCATCCTCAAGGAGGCCCTAAAGGACCTGGATGAGCGGTACGATTACGTTTTATTGGACTGCCCTCCGCACGTAGGGGTGTTGCTGGTGAACGCGCTGGTTGCTTCCGATCTGTTGATCATTCCCGTGCAAACCGATTTTCTTGCGCTGCACGGCTTGCGGCTGATTTTCGACACCATCCGCACCATCAACCGCGTCATGCCGAAAGGGGTCAGATTCAAAGTCCTGCCCACGATGTACGACCGGCGCGCTGGCGCCTGTCGCCGGGTTCTGAACATCATAAGGCGCAAGCTCAAGGGACACATGTTCAACACTATCATCAACACGGACACAAAGTTCCGCGAAGCCTCGGCCAAGGGGAAGGTCATCTACGACATCGACCCCAATACGCGTGGAGCCGTGGAGTACAGTCTGCTGGCCAAGGAGTTGATGCAGCCGTGA
- a CDS encoding PilZ domain-containing protein: MSESSERRRFERLPKPYRLEVSAFRFPLAGQKRVEAHCRDISAGGVKMSCSLHFEAGEKILVKVFIPSLNKFHPGYLKVFESDEGQYLQAIAEVMWAEQSGAGEHMLGVRFVDVDQDDWKALENLLRKMLNEREEG; encoded by the coding sequence GTGAGCGAGTCAAGCGAGCGCAGACGCTTTGAGCGCCTTCCCAAGCCTTACCGGCTCGAGGTCTCCGCCTTCCGTTTTCCCTTGGCCGGGCAGAAACGAGTTGAGGCGCATTGCCGCGACATCAGCGCCGGCGGGGTGAAAATGTCCTGCTCGCTGCATTTCGAGGCGGGCGAGAAAATCCTGGTGAAGGTATTCATCCCGAGCCTGAACAAGTTTCATCCAGGATATCTCAAGGTTTTTGAAAGCGACGAGGGGCAGTACCTGCAGGCCATCGCCGAGGTCATGTGGGCGGAACAGTCCGGGGCGGGAGAACACATGCTCGGGGTGCGGTTCGTCGACGTGGACCAGGATGACTGGAAAGCCTTGGAAAACCTGTTGCGTAAGATGTTGAACGAAAGGGAAGAGGGGTAG
- a CDS encoding protein-glutamate methylesterase/protein-glutamine glutaminase, with protein MISVVVVDDSAFMRKAIASMLEKDPEITVVDTARNGQEGLDKIRKHQPDVVTLDIEMPVMDGLTALRHIMMEMPRPVLMVSSLTTEGAESTLKAMELGAVDFIPKQLSKVSLDIVKIEENLLAKVKTVAKRKFRAPRQTARQAPAARSAPAAAPKTAEKPSGTLRRDVVAIGVSTGGPPAVQKVLSALPGDFPGSIVIAQHMPAAFTGPFAKRLDSVCRLNVKQAENGERLKTGTAYVAPGGKHLRVAQKGNRIDLEVSEEPADALYKPSANELISSVGQQLGRRGLGVVLTGMGSDGMEGVKVLKSRGGKALAQSDASCVVYGMPKAVVDAGLADEILDIDDMAQGILGWLYK; from the coding sequence GTGATATCCGTAGTTGTTGTGGATGACTCAGCCTTCATGCGCAAGGCTATCGCATCCATGTTGGAAAAGGACCCCGAGATCACCGTTGTTGACACGGCCCGCAATGGGCAGGAAGGGCTGGACAAGATCCGCAAGCACCAGCCCGACGTTGTCACCCTGGACATTGAGATGCCCGTCATGGACGGCCTTACCGCCCTGCGGCACATCATGATGGAGATGCCCAGGCCGGTACTGATGGTCAGTTCCCTGACCACGGAAGGGGCCGAGTCCACCTTGAAGGCCATGGAACTCGGGGCGGTGGACTTCATCCCCAAGCAACTTTCCAAGGTCTCTCTGGATATCGTCAAGATCGAGGAAAATCTGTTGGCCAAGGTCAAGACCGTGGCCAAGCGGAAGTTCCGCGCGCCCCGGCAGACAGCCCGCCAGGCGCCCGCCGCCCGATCCGCTCCGGCCGCCGCCCCCAAGACCGCCGAAAAGCCGTCCGGCACCCTGCGGCGGGACGTGGTGGCCATAGGCGTTTCCACCGGCGGTCCGCCAGCGGTGCAGAAAGTGCTCTCCGCCCTGCCGGGGGATTTTCCCGGCTCCATTGTCATCGCGCAGCACATGCCAGCCGCCTTTACCGGCCCCTTCGCCAAGCGGCTGGATTCGGTCTGCCGCCTCAACGTGAAGCAGGCCGAAAACGGTGAGCGTCTGAAGACTGGCACTGCCTACGTGGCCCCGGGAGGGAAGCATCTCCGGGTGGCGCAGAAGGGAAACCGCATCGACCTGGAAGTCTCCGAGGAACCGGCCGACGCCTTGTACAAGCCCTCCGCCAACGAACTCATTTCCTCGGTGGGCCAGCAATTGGGCCGACGCGGGCTGGGCGTCGTGCTGACGGGCATGGGCAGCGACGGCATGGAAGGGGTCAAGGTGCTTAAGTCGCGCGGGGGCAAGGCCCTGGCGCAGAGCGATGCTTCCTGCGTTGTCTATGGCATGCCCAAGGCGGTCGTGGACGCGGGGTTGGCTGACGAAATTTTGGACATTGACGACATGGCCCAGGGAATTCTGGGCTGGTTGTATAAATAG
- a CDS encoding HEAT repeat domain-containing protein — translation MSACPEMLEQLRSEDSDLIREAAWRAGEEVCEDAVPVLAELLRSHNLGVQEAAEQALRKIGGAITVRNMVPLLHSDEAPVRNLAMDILREVGNQDFASMVDILHDEDPDIRIFSTDILGSTDNPLAVAPLCESLLKDPEVNVRYQAAVSLGNLAQLEATICLNKALDDEEWVQFAVIEALTKIRAESSVDALVRALDGASDLVASMIVEALGEMGNVKAATMLLKRLDDSPTALRNKIVQALIKILGGRSLTLLSDSDRDKLREYLLVALDDEEADIQDASVNGLGYVGGDEATDKLLELAAGLEVDTDHERLAMIVKSLSRIGLNPSLKRGLEQETSAQKAMVAVEAMGRIGGTDVSSILMEVFWYKDRDLQREIVKALVAVGEEEAAGFFLEVLDKHEDGTVLKAALKFLGGKLRLREAGETVFSLLEHPYNDVKEAALDAAIEMGGEEMAARFDGLFSSSDPLHRLMAVYALGRMREGSDPLDKLKHALEDEVPDIRKVAVESLAEKCGFDPECAPFITSRLVDENEDVRLAVVELLGKLDSRDVAPYLLQALADDNDWVRIRAMEALAALGFTDAVPHLVPLLESGNKLVVLKVIECLGLLGGQAAFRALLEMSGSEDQEFVDAAEDAVSRLQSREERD, via the coding sequence ATGTCAGCTTGCCCAGAAATGCTTGAGCAATTGCGTAGCGAGGACTCCGACCTTATCCGCGAGGCCGCATGGCGGGCCGGGGAGGAGGTGTGCGAGGACGCGGTGCCCGTGTTGGCCGAACTCCTTCGGAGCCATAACCTCGGCGTCCAGGAAGCCGCGGAGCAGGCCCTTCGCAAGATAGGCGGGGCCATCACCGTGCGGAACATGGTTCCGTTGTTGCACTCGGACGAGGCTCCGGTCCGCAACTTGGCCATGGACATCCTGCGCGAGGTGGGCAATCAGGACTTCGCCTCCATGGTGGACATCCTGCATGACGAAGACCCCGACATCCGCATCTTCAGCACGGACATCCTGGGCTCAACCGACAACCCACTCGCGGTGGCCCCGCTGTGCGAGAGCCTCCTCAAGGATCCCGAGGTCAACGTCCGCTACCAGGCGGCCGTTTCCCTGGGCAACCTGGCCCAGCTAGAGGCCACGATCTGTCTCAACAAGGCCTTGGACGACGAGGAGTGGGTCCAGTTCGCGGTTATCGAGGCGCTGACCAAGATACGCGCCGAGTCCAGCGTGGATGCCCTGGTGCGCGCCCTGGACGGGGCTTCCGACCTGGTGGCCTCCATGATCGTCGAGGCGCTGGGCGAAATGGGCAACGTGAAGGCGGCCACCATGCTCCTCAAGCGTCTGGATGACAGCCCCACCGCCCTGCGCAACAAGATCGTCCAAGCCCTCATCAAGATCCTCGGCGGCAGGTCTTTGACCCTTCTTTCCGATTCAGACCGCGACAAGCTCCGCGAATATCTTTTGGTCGCCCTGGATGACGAAGAGGCGGACATTCAGGACGCGTCCGTGAATGGCTTGGGTTACGTGGGCGGCGACGAGGCCACCGACAAGCTGCTTGAACTGGCCGCCGGACTTGAAGTCGACACCGACCACGAACGTTTGGCCATGATCGTGAAGAGCCTGTCCAGAATCGGGCTGAACCCCTCGCTCAAGCGCGGCCTGGAACAGGAGACCTCCGCCCAGAAGGCCATGGTCGCGGTGGAGGCCATGGGACGCATCGGCGGAACCGACGTCAGCTCAATTCTCATGGAGGTGTTCTGGTACAAGGACCGCGACTTGCAGCGGGAGATCGTCAAGGCTCTCGTGGCCGTTGGTGAAGAAGAGGCCGCCGGATTCTTTCTGGAAGTCCTCGATAAGCACGAGGATGGTACGGTTCTTAAGGCGGCCCTCAAGTTCCTGGGCGGCAAACTGAGGCTCCGGGAGGCCGGTGAGACCGTATTCTCGCTGCTCGAACATCCCTACAACGACGTCAAGGAAGCCGCCCTGGACGCGGCCATTGAAATGGGAGGAGAGGAGATGGCCGCTCGTTTCGACGGGCTCTTTTCCAGCTCCGACCCCCTGCATCGCCTCATGGCCGTGTACGCCCTGGGAAGGATGCGCGAAGGCAGCGACCCCCTGGACAAGCTCAAGCATGCTCTGGAGGACGAGGTTCCCGACATCCGCAAGGTGGCTGTGGAATCCCTGGCCGAAAAGTGCGGCTTCGATCCCGAGTGCGCTCCCTTCATTACTTCCCGCCTGGTGGACGAAAACGAGGATGTTCGCCTGGCCGTGGTTGAGTTGCTGGGAAAGCTGGACAGCCGGGACGTGGCCCCCTACCTCCTTCAGGCGCTGGCCGACGATAACGACTGGGTGCGCATCCGCGCCATGGAAGCGCTCGCGGCCCTTGGTTTCACGGACGCGGTTCCCCATCTGGTCCCGCTGCTTGAGAGCGGCAACAAGCTTGTCGTGCTGAAAGTCATTGAGTGCCTCGGCCTTCTGGGCGGCCAGGCGGCTTTCAGGGCACTGCTGGAGATGTCCGGCAGCGAGGACCAGGAGTTCGTTGATGCGGCCGAGGACGCGGTCTCCCGACTCCAGTCCCGGGAGGAGAGAGACTAG
- a CDS encoding discoidin domain-containing protein yields MLLEVTAYRTEALGNDSATTFSSTFPLLDVKHLRVYHVASDGVGTLLAQDTDYSVTLQSSNKASVTFPLAESSFSTLASGEKLVMLRQVPRTQLLDLKNYGRLNVELVENALTQLTMGLLELDERFARTVTWPETATPLDTDADAFLENIQAERSKAETAATNAQTAESGAQAAETNAQGHESQAQSWAEHPEDTEVETGAYSALHHAAKSAAAQTAAETARDKAQDWAEQNEDVEVEPGAYSSRHWAQKAQDVAASSHVHPKSTPRQAILTCPVDANGLPDFLSDNAGDLEIQASASAPLALSFAEGFGQDGPLDGYLRLTAPLTVPASALTNDTRNYVFINGDGTAGVTLTAPIYGTARVNTDQVPVMSANSQAGVTVTASSSRTPLTPPHGAFDSIGGNDEGATYWNASTTKNEWLQVAFPGATTINGYTIRSKDDGGNLSRLPHGFDFEGSDDGANWTTLDSQTSVVWESGGEKQFNLSSPARYKYYRLYVYTENGSGDYIQVPEMQLLGSEDFFDLVRMEMRDSADVVVPRIYVGYCDVDVSGNITGTYSYAPGTFAVRAVNGGANIGTNQRHEEENPFGHGMPIHAVAQIKPEGDEWGHGGFVYNSGGFGVLGQPYAGDIVVQTGNSSLNSGSKNDGNPFLNAGNESSAPCRIKVWRAF; encoded by the coding sequence ATGCTGCTCGAAGTCACTGCATACCGCACCGAGGCCCTGGGCAATGACTCGGCCACCACGTTTTCCAGCACTTTCCCCTTGCTGGATGTCAAGCACCTGCGCGTCTATCACGTCGCCAGCGACGGCGTCGGAACGCTGTTGGCTCAAGACACGGACTACTCCGTTACCTTGCAGTCCAGCAACAAAGCCAGCGTGACGTTCCCTCTGGCGGAGTCCTCTTTCTCTACCTTGGCGTCCGGCGAGAAACTGGTCATGCTGCGCCAAGTGCCGCGTACGCAACTACTCGACCTCAAGAACTATGGTCGCCTCAACGTGGAATTGGTCGAGAACGCCCTGACCCAGCTTACCATGGGGCTCCTCGAACTGGATGAGCGCTTCGCCCGTACCGTGACTTGGCCGGAGACCGCCACCCCCCTCGACACCGACGCCGACGCCTTCCTTGAAAACATCCAGGCCGAGCGAAGCAAGGCGGAGACGGCGGCCACAAACGCGCAGACTGCCGAGAGCGGGGCGCAGGCGGCGGAGACCAACGCCCAAGGGCACGAATCCCAAGCGCAATCTTGGGCGGAGCACCCCGAGGACACCGAAGTCGAGACGGGGGCGTACTCCGCCCTCCACCACGCCGCAAAGTCCGCCGCGGCGCAGACCGCCGCCGAGACCGCCCGCGACAAGGCGCAGGATTGGGCGGAGCAGAACGAGGACGTGGAGGTCGAGCCGGGGGCGTACTCGTCCAGGCATTGGGCGCAGAAAGCGCAGGATGTCGCCGCCTCGTCGCACGTCCATCCGAAGAGTACCCCGCGCCAGGCGATTCTCACCTGCCCAGTGGACGCGAACGGCCTGCCCGACTTCCTGTCCGACAACGCGGGCGACCTGGAAATCCAGGCGTCGGCCTCCGCTCCCCTGGCCCTGTCCTTCGCCGAGGGGTTCGGCCAGGACGGCCCCCTGGACGGATACCTGCGGCTGACCGCACCGCTGACCGTACCGGCGAGTGCCTTGACGAACGACACGCGGAACTATGTGTTCATCAACGGTGATGGGACGGCTGGCGTGACGTTGACCGCGCCTATTTACGGTACCGCACGAGTAAACACGGATCAAGTGCCAGTGATGTCCGCCAACAGCCAGGCCGGAGTGACCGTCACGGCGTCATCATCGCGCACACCGCTCACACCGCCCCACGGCGCGTTTGATAGTATTGGTGGAAACGATGAGGGCGCAACATACTGGAACGCCAGCACTACTAAAAATGAGTGGCTCCAAGTTGCGTTCCCCGGAGCCACAACAATCAATGGATACACCATACGTTCGAAAGATGATGGGGGTAACCTCTCTAGACTTCCTCATGGTTTCGATTTTGAAGGGTCTGACGACGGGGCTAACTGGACTACTCTAGACTCACAAACTAGCGTCGTGTGGGAGTCGGGTGGGGAAAAGCAGTTCAATCTATCCAGTCCTGCGCGGTACAAATACTACCGCCTGTACGTCTACACAGAAAACGGGAGTGGCGATTACATACAGGTTCCCGAAATGCAGCTGCTTGGCTCGGAAGACTTCTTCGACCTCGTCCGCATGGAGATGCGGGATTCCGCAGACGTGGTGGTGCCCCGCATCTACGTTGGCTACTGCGACGTAGATGTTTCAGGCAACATCACCGGGACGTACAGCTACGCGCCGGGAACCTTCGCCGTGCGCGCGGTCAACGGCGGGGCGAACATTGGCACTAATCAGCGTCACGAGGAAGAGAACCCCTTCGGCCACGGCATGCCCATTCACGCGGTGGCGCAAATCAAGCCCGAGGGCGACGAGTGGGGCCACGGCGGGTTCGTCTACAACAGCGGCGGGTTCGGCGTGTTGGGTCAGCCCTACGCGGGCGACATCGTCGTGCAAACCGGTAACTCATCGCTGAACAGCGGTTCCAAGAACGACGGCAACCCGTTCCTGAATGCGGGCAACGAATCCTCGGCCCCGTGCCGCATCAAAGTATGGAGGGCGTTCTGA
- a CDS encoding CheR family methyltransferase, with translation MSLFSKSITLGKELKISNDEFVQLRDFIYQKSGIYIADNRKYLLENRLANRIKHLNLKNFGEYYYYLQYDPRKQQELNKLFEAVTTNETSFYRNPPQLKVFQEKVLKDVLEERRAQRQKSLRIWSAGCSTGEEPYTLSIILHELLGSEISQWNIKITANDLSEAVLASARRGIYTDYALRTTPKEIVSKYFTPEDGKYKVKPEVKRLVNFGQINLSDRAQLKRVERSQIVFCRNVIIYFDDEVKKRVIGSFYDNLLPGGYLLIGHSESLHNITRAFKPIHHPGAIVYRKEE, from the coding sequence ATGTCGTTGTTTTCCAAGTCCATAACCCTCGGCAAAGAGCTGAAGATATCCAACGATGAGTTCGTCCAGCTCAGGGATTTCATTTACCAGAAGTCGGGCATCTACATCGCGGACAACCGCAAGTATCTTCTCGAGAACAGACTGGCCAACCGCATCAAGCATCTCAACCTGAAAAATTTCGGGGAATACTACTACTACCTCCAGTATGATCCCCGGAAACAGCAGGAGCTGAACAAGCTTTTCGAGGCCGTGACCACCAACGAGACCAGCTTTTACCGCAACCCGCCGCAACTGAAGGTCTTTCAGGAAAAGGTCCTCAAGGACGTTCTGGAGGAGCGGCGTGCGCAGCGGCAGAAGTCGCTGCGCATCTGGTCGGCCGGCTGCTCCACCGGCGAGGAACCGTACACTCTGTCCATCATCCTGCATGAACTGCTGGGCTCGGAAATCAGCCAGTGGAACATCAAGATAACCGCCAACGATCTTTCCGAGGCGGTTCTGGCTTCCGCGAGACGCGGAATCTATACGGATTACGCTCTGCGCACTACTCCCAAGGAGATCGTTTCAAAGTACTTCACTCCGGAGGATGGCAAATACAAGGTCAAGCCGGAGGTCAAACGCCTGGTCAATTTTGGGCAGATCAACCTTTCCGACAGGGCGCAACTCAAACGTGTTGAACGATCGCAGATCGTGTTTTGCCGCAACGTCATCATCTACTTCGACGACGAGGTGAAGAAGCGGGTGATCGGCTCCTTCTACGACAACCTGCTGCCCGGCGGTTATCTGCTCATCGGGCATTCGGAGTCGTTGCACAACATAACCCGCGCCTTCAAGCCCATCCACCATCCCGGGGCCATTGTCTACCGCAAGGAGGAATAG
- a CDS encoding response regulator has protein sequence MTKNILIVDDSKTVRNLVAFIMKKEGFKVTTAEDGLDGLEKLYSSDAYDLIISDVNMPRMDGFTFIKTVREQDAYRDIPIIVLSTEGQEKDIQTGLNLGANLYMVKPAQPDKMVKNVKMLLG, from the coding sequence ATGACCAAGAATATTCTTATCGTCGACGACTCCAAGACGGTCCGCAACCTGGTGGCCTTCATCATGAAAAAGGAAGGCTTCAAGGTTACAACGGCGGAGGACGGCCTTGACGGTCTTGAGAAACTTTATTCCTCCGATGCCTACGACCTCATTATTTCCGATGTGAACATGCCCCGTATGGACGGGTTCACCTTTATCAAGACGGTGCGGGAACAGGATGCGTACCGCGACATACCCATCATCGTGCTGTCCACGGAAGGGCAGGAAAAGGACATCCAAACCGGACTGAACCTCGGGGCCAACCTGTACATGGTCAAGCCGGCGCAGCCGGACAAGATGGTCAAGAATGTCAAGATGCTGTTGGGATAA